CGTACAAAAGCACTTTTTCGTTTGAGTATATGGTGAATAATTGCATTCCCGGCATTCCCATCCGGCCTATCAATCATCACCCAATCACCGACGGCCGGAAAACTCATGCTATCGCCTGCATTATAAGCCAGTTTTCCGGAAACGCTTGCTTGAAGTTCTCCCTGTTCGCTAATTACTTTATACAAACAATGATTTTGCTCAGAAACCCTTGCCAAGAACATACCTTCATAGCAAGCAGCTTCCTGCTCAAATCTATCACTTAATCCGTATCTTCTTAAATTGATATAATTCATTTTTTCCTCCAAAACGTGTTTATAAAATATCCTTTGGAAGGTTTTCAGATTAATTTTCTATACTAACCTCTCTTATCAATACAATTTCTACTGACTTTTTGCGTAACATGAACCGTTTCTCCTTTCATGATTACCCAAGTTGTAATATAAAATTCGATGTGCCTTTTTAGATGCTGTGAAAAGGCCAGCTATCTTGAACGCAAGTCGATATCCTAACCCTAACTTATTAATCTCCTTAGCTAGCGTAAAAAACCACTCTTCCTTTAAACTTATACCTTCTGCCCATTCTTCAATTGCTTTGGCATCATCGATTCCCCAATGAATGGTAGCCCCAGTTTTGTTAAGTGATGGATGTTTTTGGGCATTCTTCGCCGTCAAAGTACTAAATGCATCAAATACGAGATCGCATCCTGGAAAAGCTTCCTTTAATTTGAGGATCAAGGCCTTTACTTCTTCCTCTTTCAGGTACATGAACAACCCCTCCGCAATTACCATTACGGGGCGATCTTTTGACAAAATTTCGTCTATCCAACTAAAGTCGGTAACGAAAGAAGGAATCAAGTGATACGTATCTGTTTCCTTATAGAACTTTCGCCTAAGGTCTATAACGCCAGGCATATCTAAATCATACCACTCCGCTTCGCCTTTATCGACCCTGATGCAACGGCTATCAAGACCACATCCTAAATGAATAACAATACTCCTTGGATAACAGGATAAAAATTCTCGCGTATAGTCATCTAACTTCTTCGCTCTTAAGCAAAGTAGTAAGGTTGTTTTTCTAGGGATTTTTAGTTTAGTGAAGTCATATTCTATATGCTCCAAAATCTCTTGTGCCTTTCTATCGACAAGAATAGGATTAGGTTGCTGGCTCTCGATAGCTTTAGAGTAAAGAGGAATCAACAGCGTTTCCTGTTCTTTCATCAGAAAAATTTTTTCTTTATGGTTTGACATTTTAGTACCTCCAATTGCTTAATTGACAGAACACTCATTTCATTTCGCCTCTTGTCTATATAACTGCATTAATTTTTTTCAAGACTAAGCGTGCTTACATCAAAGATTTCCACCGATACCGTCGAAAGCTGTTTGATGAACGTATCCGCTTTCCCACTGACCGTGATTTCCACTTAGTTTTGTCACAAATTATCAAAATTAAATCCCGCATCTTTCAAGACTTCGACATCCCTGGCTGTTTCCTATGTAACGATATATTTCCTCTGCTGCGCTTGCTTTAGCGCCGCAATGTCCTCTATCGCTACAAGCTTTCCATCGTGAATGATTATTCCCGCCCGGTCACAGGTGAGCTCAATTTCGTCAAACATATGCGAACTCATGAATATGGTTTTCTCCCGGCGCTTTTCTTCAAAGATAAGTTCGACAAACCTCTTCTGTATCAATGGGTCAAATCCATTCGTGGTCTCATCCAAAGTATAGTTCGCCAGATCATCCATGATAGTGGCAATAATGGCGCGCTTTTGCGTCATACCCTTGGCCATCTTCCATATGGACATGTTTGTGTCGATTTCAAAACGCTCAGCCTGTTTTTTACCGTGCAGTATCCTTTGCTGCGCGCATGTCAGAAAGGAGTCGCAAGAACCCGTTCCCCCTCATGCCGCTTAATTAGACAATTCCTCTGGGTATTTAGCCCAGATTCCTTTGAATATCCGCCAGTTCCAGCAGTTAAGTCCGTATACCGAGCATGAGCCTTGATTTGCTTTCCTAAAGCCAAGCAAAATGCAGATGGCCATTGTTTTCCCCGCCCCGTTGGTGCCTAATTTTCCAAACACTTCCTCCTCTTTGATTGTAAAAAACAGGCCGAATATGCCTTTCCCACTTCCGTATCGCATCGTTAATCCAAATGCGGCTATTATATGAATAACCTCTCCCACAAACAATGAACCGATATGCGTTTCAAGTTCATTATATTCCTCTTTTTCTCTCGAGTCAACGGAAATGAACTTATATTTTACTTTGGTTCATTTTTTGTTATACTGAATGAGAAGGGCAGGTGCATGTATGAACGGATATAAGAAAAAGGCGCAAGAAAAACGGGATTCCATTATAAAGGCGGCGCAGAAGCTATTTGCTGAAAAAGGAATTACAGCAGTAAGCATTACCGATATTGCGGCTCATGCAAACGTATCCCGCGTTACGTTGTTCAAATACTTTGGGAATAAAGAGGAACTGGCAAAAGAAGCAATGCTTTCATGGATTGAATTTATTATGATGGAATATGAAACCATCCTATCCAGTGACTTGCCTTTTCATCAAAAACTGCTCAGACTTTTGAGTTTAAAGCTTACGGGAAGGGAAAAGATTGGGGAGCAGTTCATCCACACTACGGCATGGGATGACCCGGAGCTTCTTAGGATTATTAAGGAAATGACCGCTGCTCGTGCTCTGCCGAAAATAATTAAGTTAATTGACGAAGGCAAGCAGGCAGGCGACATAGATTCCTCCCTCGACAACGAAGCAATCCTGGCCTATTTTTCAGCCTTTGGACCCATTGTAAGAAACCCCGAATACATCAAAAAAGGGAAAGCATTTCAAACCAGCATGTTCAATCTTTTTATGGGCGGACTGATTAAAAACTGGTATAACATTGTGGATAAGGATACGAAACCCGAATAAAATTTTCTTTTTGGTTGTTATATGCGAAACTGGGTTTGCACATATAAGATCATTGGGGTTTCTGAGTAAACAGTCATTTAATATATTTCAAAAGTTCTTTTTATCTCTTCTGCCGCCGCATAGTGCCCAAAACAGCCAATATAACCCAATTTTGTCCTTTTCCATTTAATGATTGCTATCCGTCCGCCTGGTTTTATGCTCTCCCAGAGTTTTGCAAAATAGGAAACCGGGTCTTCAATATGATGGAACACATCGCGCATAAAAATTAAATTGCAGATTTCCTTCTGCAAAGCGTAACCATCTTTCGAGCCAATGACAGTTTCGATATTATAAATTCTCAGCTTTCCAGCCTTCTTTTCTACATAAACCAAAAACGCCTAATATATTACCCTCACTTATCGATGTTATTCCTGCCGACTATTTGCGTAACATGAACCGTTTCTCCTTTCCCATAAAGTTTGTCA
The genomic region above belongs to Ferviditalea candida and contains:
- a CDS encoding class I SAM-dependent methyltransferase; protein product: MSNHKEKIFLMKEQETLLIPLYSKAIESQQPNPILVDRKAQEILEHIEYDFTKLKIPRKTTLLLCLRAKKLDDYTREFLSCYPRSIVIHLGCGLDSRCIRVDKGEAEWYDLDMPGVIDLRRKFYKETDTYHLIPSFVTDFSWIDEILSKDRPVMVIAEGLFMYLKEEEVKALILKLKEAFPGCDLVFDAFSTLTAKNAQKHPSLNKTGATIHWGIDDAKAIEEWAEGISLKEEWFFTLAKEINKLGLGYRLAFKIAGLFTASKKAHRILYYNLGNHERRNGSCYAKSQ
- a CDS encoding TetR/AcrR family transcriptional regulator, whose product is MNGYKKKAQEKRDSIIKAAQKLFAEKGITAVSITDIAAHANVSRVTLFKYFGNKEELAKEAMLSWIEFIMMEYETILSSDLPFHQKLLRLLSLKLTGREKIGEQFIHTTAWDDPELLRIIKEMTAARALPKIIKLIDEGKQAGDIDSSLDNEAILAYFSAFGPIVRNPEYIKKGKAFQTSMFNLFMGGLIKNWYNIVDKDTKPE
- a CDS encoding methyltransferase domain-containing protein, coding for MVYVEKKAGKLRIYNIETVIGSKDGYALQKEICNLIFMRDVFHHIEDPVSYFAKLWESIKPGGRIAIIKWKRTKLGYIGCFGHYAAAEEIKRTFEIY